The Solanum lycopersicum chromosome 6, SLM_r2.1 genome has a window encoding:
- the LOC101265442 gene encoding stamen-specific protein FIL1-like produces the protein MADLKSVLSQVLLSILITILLQRQVIESQGQPQTCLASLGNLNVCSPFVLPGTSNTTPTTECCAALQSLDHECICNTVRVAARLPSHCNLPPISCTRHH, from the coding sequence ATGGCAGATCTGAAATCCGTTCTTTCCCAAGTGCTTTTGAGTATCCTTATAACTATATTGCTGCAAAGGCAAGTAATTGAATCTCAGGGTCAGCCGCAGACATGCTTAGCATCACTTGGGAACCTGAACGTCTGCTCCCCATTTGTGTTACCAGGAACATCTAATACGACTCCTACCACAGAGTGTTGTGCTGCCCTCCAATCACTGGATCATGAGTGCATATGCAATACTGTTCGTGTTGCTGCCCGCCTTCCTTCTCACTGCAACCTTCCTCCCATCTCTTGTACTCGTCATCACTAG